The following is a genomic window from Bacteroidales bacterium.
TGATAAGTATTTAACCACAAAGATACACAAAGTACGCTCAAAGGACACAAAGTAAAACGAAGAATGTAAGCTCTTTGTGACCTTTGTGATTACGGATTTCCTACCGGTTCTGGATAAGCTTTCCCTGGCTCAGGTCTATCTGGACTTTTGGGATAGGATATGTAACATCTTCAGGACCCACGATAGCAGAGCCGTACATTGACCTGCCCCAGGGCATTGTCTTCTCATAGGCTAATACCCGGTTAAGCTCTGTTACAGTAATTCCCCACCTGTTAAGATCAAACCACCGGTGTCCTTCCATTCCCAGTTCAAGTTTTCTTTCCATTCGAATAGCATACCTTGCCTGATCCTTACCTGTGAAGGAAGGATATAAGGATATTACATAGTTGGCGGCCGGGGTAACACCATCTGCCTCTTTGACAAATCCGTCGGGATTTGCAGCCCTTGAACGCACAAAATTAATATTAGTTAGTGCACCATCAAGGTCACCTGTTTCTATCTGGCATTCAGCAAGAAGCAACAACAGATCAGCATAACGTATCATGCGGTATCCGTTTGCTGTCCAGCCCGATGTCCAGTTACCAGTTTCAGTATATTTTCCTTCCTGAGATTTCTTATATACTTGTTTTTTAGGACTGTACGGACCTGCATAAGACTGATCGCGTAACCAGTCGGACCCTGTATGTAATCCCCAATCCCAATATGGAATACCTCTTCTTCCCACAGACCAGTCAAGTCTTGGATCAAGAGGACCTGTATCTTCAGTGAAAGGATCAGTAGGTCTTAATCCCTGATCGCTCTTCACAGGGTCATAATTATAAGTATTGTCAGGTAAAGGCAACCCTCCAAAGGTTCTGAATGAATTTACAAACTCCTGTGTAGGCTGAAAGAATCCACAGCATCCTCCCGGAGAGCCGGCCGACTTATAGGGAAAGTTAAGAACCTCTCCGTATCCGCCATTCCAGCCTCCTGAGCCGTCATTAACCGAATATTGAACAGTATATACAGCTTCAATGCCATTACGGTTTTCAATATCAAAAATCTCTCCATATGTCGGAGCAAGTCCAATAGCAGAGCCATCTGGTTTTGTTCCGTTTTTTGCTTCTGAAAGAAGGGGAAGAGCTCCTGAATAATCATTGAACATCTGCATTTTTGCTTTTGCAAGCAGTACTTTTGAGACTGTGCCATTGAATCTCCCTATCTGACCCATATTATCAGGCAGGGATATCCCCTCGGTAAGATCGGAAATTATTTTATTGCGTATATCAGTTTTATTAGTTACACTATCCATAATTGTGTTTTCATCTATATATGGTATCTTCTTCCACATTCGCCAGGCCTCAAAGTGATACCAGCCACGAAGTGTTTTTGCCTGTTTGAGGAACAATTCTGCCTGAGAACTGGTTATTGTCTCTTTCATAATAGCCAGTTCGATAACACTAACAGCAGTGTTGCATCTCGATATTGCCTCATAGACCTCTCGCCACTTAACATTGAGGTACCCGCCTGACCATTGGTTAGCACTCTCCGAAAACGTTTGAATAGCACTTACATCATAATTGGAATCGCCTGCATCGGCACCCTTGTTTCCAATCATCCCACGGATATCACCATAAAGCCAGTTTGATGATGCAGATTCCCAACCAAATCCTTCAGTTACTCCGTCAAGCATTGAATATGCTCCAATCAGCAATGCGTTGATACCCTTTTCATTAGCAAGTATACTATTGTTCAGTTCGCCCCTGGTATCAATATTCAGAAAATCTTCCGAGCAATTAAACTGAATTGACACTAATAATATAAATATGAAGAGAATAACTTTGTTTTTCATATTTTTTCGAAGAGAAGTAAATTTACAATATTTTCTTCAGACTCTTTTTTAAATGAGTATGGCAATTGGTAATAATTTAGATTCTATTTGACTAAAAATATGGTGGTCTTAAAAGTTAAATTCTGACTTTTCTGAATGGAAAGCATCAATATATCATTCATGCTCAGCCCCGTAGATCACTTGCTATCACTATTCTGACGTAAAAAAACCTTTAAGCAATTCCGGCCCCCCCGGGGGCCCGGCCCCCCCCCCGGGGGGGGGACAGCCGAATCTGGGTTTGGGGGGGGGAAAGAAGTGGCGATTCGTGTTGTAAATTTCATATGTCAGTAATTTTTCTACGAATCGCCACTTCGAGCGATAGCGAGGGATCTCAGTGCTTAAGCAGGATTGATACAAATTTGCATTTCGGATGCTCAAATTTATTATATCTTTAGGAGTCTATATAAGCTTAAGATATGAAAATCAACTTCTTAATATTCATTACATTAATAACTTTAACTTCCTGTCTCAATCAGGGAACTGACAATTCGGAAAGAACATTAAAAAAACTAAAAGAGAGGGTCATTTCGATTTCAGAAGATTATGTCAGGACATCCCTCAGTAATACAAAAAAAACTGTTTCTCAAAATGGAACAATAACGATTGGTGATAGTCTTAAACGATACATTATAGACCCCTCTAAAATATTTACAGGATATATTGATGACGACCTCACCACTGATGCAATTGTAACAGTCATTTCTTTCAAGGGAGATTATCTGGATCTGATTGAGCATTTGATAATATTAAACACTAACGGCAAGTTAATGTTAATCAGATCGATAGAATCTGATATGACGATATTAAAGTTAGACAACAGGATTATTACTGCGGAATTGCCGACCCGTCCAAGAACTTCTCCCCTGTTCTATTGCTCCTCATGCAGGGAAATAGTTAATTATGAATTCAAAGACGGGGATCTAATCAGAAAAAAATAGAAAGTAACTTCTAATCCTTCAGGCACCTCACAGAAAAGCCACTCTTCACATTCTCCCTGCCTCTGTAAACCTGACTGCTATTGAAATATAGGCCACGGTTCCAGGCTTCTATGTTTCTGGTGCTGGTAGATGACCACCATACAGCAAAATTATTGCTGAAATCAGGAAAATCACCATTATAAATACGCATACCACCCGGCAAGGCTGTGAAACCATATTCATTGGTGCCAACATAGTCGGGGTTTTTCCAAACTCCAAGGTCTGACTCTTTCAGTTTAGCTCCAGCGAGGGCAGGATCACCAAGTGAGGAAATCATAGCCGCCCATTCCTCGTCAGTTGGCACATGCCATCCCTTTGGGCATAATTTCCTGGTATTCACTGTATACCAATTATACAATGCACCGTAGATCTCTTTATTTTCAGGGTCATTATTTAACCAGCAAAAAGCCGGGGTTTTCAATGCCGCCCAGACCTCTGCATCTTTGACGAGAGGAATTTGAGTGCCATCATTAAATTTGGTACTCCTCAGATTATCAAAAAACCAAATCTGATTCCCGATCTTTACTGTGGAATAAATATTCCCTTCAATGTCTTTAACTATCTGGGCATTTATGTCTGACAACCTTAAAATATAAGAGAGCAGTATCAATATTAAAACATGATTTTTCAACATCTCAATCCTATTTGTTTAGTTCAAACACTTTTGCATTTGCCCTGTTAAACCCTGCAACCACAAGTGATGTATCTCCTTTAAAATAAAGCAACGACTCTACCATTCCCTGCAGAAGCAATCCGCTTTCAGATGCAGGGAGCACATTAAAACATGAAATGCCATTTTCCTGTTTTTTCCCTTTATTTAACAATACAAGTCCTTTATTCGAATCAAAATAACCTGTCGCCAGATCATAGGAATAATCGTTTCCGCCAAGGATAAGATCAGGCCAATTATCTCCGTTAATATCTTCAACAAGTATTTTTTTCAGGGGAGAGACCTGAACACTAACCGGCAGCTTTTCCCATCTGAAACTATTCTGGTCATTCCAGATGATATAACTTGAGGAAGTGTTTATATCGAGGCTGAATTCAAGTCTCTGCATCATGTTTGCATTGAGTATACTATTTTTATCTGCGTAACTAAAAGCAGTATACTCCCTGTGCATATTAAGGAAATAGGAAGACTGAGCCCATAATTCATCCAGATAATTTACAGGATACTCTTTCATTTCACCATTTTTATCATTCCAATATCCAGTCATTACAGGATCAATAGTACCATCCATGTCGAGATCGATTGCATAAAGATTCATCGGATAACTACTATTAACAGTGAACCTGTGATTATTCCCGAGATTTCCTGCAATATAGTCATCATCACCATCCTGAT
Proteins encoded in this region:
- a CDS encoding RagB/SusD family nutrient uptake outer membrane protein: MKNKVILFIFILLVSIQFNCSEDFLNIDTRGELNNSILANEKGINALLIGAYSMLDGVTEGFGWESASSNWLYGDIRGMIGNKGADAGDSNYDVSAIQTFSESANQWSGGYLNVKWREVYEAISRCNTAVSVIELAIMKETITSSQAELFLKQAKTLRGWYHFEAWRMWKKIPYIDENTIMDSVTNKTDIRNKIISDLTEGISLPDNMGQIGRFNGTVSKVLLAKAKMQMFNDYSGALPLLSEAKNGTKPDGSAIGLAPTYGEIFDIENRNGIEAVYTVQYSVNDGSGGWNGGYGEVLNFPYKSAGSPGGCCGFFQPTQEFVNSFRTFGGLPLPDNTYNYDPVKSDQGLRPTDPFTEDTGPLDPRLDWSVGRRGIPYWDWGLHTGSDWLRDQSYAGPYSPKKQVYKKSQEGKYTETGNWTSGWTANGYRMIRYADLLLLLAECQIETGDLDGALTNINFVRSRAANPDGFVKEADGVTPAANYVISLYPSFTGKDQARYAIRMERKLELGMEGHRWFDLNRWGITVTELNRVLAYEKTMPWGRSMYGSAIVGPEDVTYPIPKVQIDLSQGKLIQNR
- a CDS encoding fibrobacter succinogenes major paralogous domain-containing protein, with translation MLKNHVLILILLSYILRLSDINAQIVKDIEGNIYSTVKIGNQIWFFDNLRSTKFNDGTQIPLVKDAEVWAALKTPAFCWLNNDPENKEIYGALYNWYTVNTRKLCPKGWHVPTDEEWAAMISSLGDPALAGAKLKESDLGVWKNPDYVGTNEYGFTALPGGMRIYNGDFPDFSNNFAVWWSSTSTRNIEAWNRGLYFNSSQVYRGRENVKSGFSVRCLKD